One part of the Deltaproteobacteria bacterium genome encodes these proteins:
- the dnaJ gene encoding molecular chaperone DnaJ: protein MPGWRIFSNGGRRGRARARGGADLRYDLEIDFMEACFGAEKQINVARHAVCESCTGSGAEKGTSPQTCPKCRGAGQIAHSQGFFTISTTCPYCQGTGRHIAHPCSDCRGTGQVRQSKKLSVKIPPGVDSGIRLLLNGEGEAGERGGPPGDLYVYLRVRPHDLFARDGENILCEIPVSMAQAALGASIKVPTIDGEEEVEIPKGAQSGDRVVLRGKGAAHLRTRHRGDQIVTFIVQTPRNLTKEQEELLRRFSAISEKSEKGEAPVEAGKKKKRRGFFG from the coding sequence TTGCCGGGATGGAGGATATTTTCGAACGGCGGCCGGAGAGGCCGGGCGCGGGCGCGGGGCGGCGCTGACCTCCGCTATGACCTGGAAATCGACTTCATGGAGGCCTGCTTCGGCGCCGAAAAGCAGATCAACGTCGCCCGCCACGCCGTCTGCGAATCATGTACAGGTTCCGGCGCCGAAAAAGGGACGAGCCCGCAAACCTGCCCCAAATGCCGCGGCGCGGGGCAGATTGCCCACAGCCAGGGTTTTTTCACCATCAGCACCACCTGCCCCTACTGCCAGGGAACTGGGCGGCATATCGCCCATCCTTGTTCCGATTGCCGCGGAACGGGCCAGGTGCGCCAGTCCAAAAAATTGAGCGTCAAAATCCCTCCGGGGGTCGATTCGGGCATCCGCCTTCTGCTCAATGGCGAGGGGGAGGCGGGGGAGAGGGGAGGCCCGCCGGGCGATCTGTACGTTTATTTGAGAGTTAGGCCGCATGATTTGTTTGCGCGCGACGGCGAAAACATCCTCTGTGAAATTCCGGTAAGCATGGCTCAGGCCGCGCTGGGGGCTTCCATCAAGGTTCCAACGATTGACGGCGAGGAGGAGGTGGAAATTCCCAAAGGGGCGCAGTCGGGGGACAGGGTTGTTTTGCGCGGCAAGGGGGCGGCCCATCTCCGAACCAGACATCGGGGAGACCAAATTGTCACCTTTATCGTTCAAACACCAAGGAACCTGACGAAGGAACAGGAAGAGCTGTTGAGGCGCTTTTCCGCCATTTCGGAAAAGTCGGAAAAGGGGGAGGCGCCGGTCGAGGCGGGAAAAAAGAAAAAGAGGCGTGGATTTTTCGGGTAG
- a CDS encoding DUF58 domain-containing protein has translation MLSPDLLKKIQRIYIKSNYLANDVFAGEYETAFRGRGMEFEEVREYAPGDDIRAIDWNVTARMDRPYVKVFREEREQTVMLLIDGSASQGFGSKGRLKREVVAELAAVLAYAAIKSNDKVGLIIFTDQVERFIPPKKGRGHVWHVISEILSFKPRGLKTDMAEALNYLSRVVHRRSILFVVSDFLTEGYDISLRTARFKNDTIALSVFDPLEAEFCAGGIMSFQDLETGEVISIDMGSAGTRRSFGLLRREEEEGIVRRFRSMKIDHLRLKTDRDFIEPLLKFFRMREKRI, from the coding sequence ATGCTTTCCCCCGACCTTCTCAAAAAAATCCAGCGCATCTACATCAAGAGCAATTATCTGGCCAACGACGTCTTCGCCGGCGAATATGAAACCGCCTTTCGCGGGCGGGGGATGGAATTCGAGGAGGTCCGCGAATACGCGCCGGGCGATGACATCCGCGCCATCGACTGGAACGTCACCGCCCGGATGGACCGCCCCTATGTGAAGGTCTTCCGCGAAGAGCGCGAGCAGACTGTCATGCTTTTGATCGACGGGTCGGCAAGTCAGGGCTTCGGCTCGAAAGGGCGCCTCAAGCGGGAGGTGGTTGCCGAACTTGCCGCCGTTTTGGCCTATGCCGCCATCAAGTCCAACGACAAGGTCGGACTGATTATTTTTACCGACCAGGTGGAGCGTTTTATCCCCCCCAAAAAAGGGAGGGGGCATGTCTGGCATGTGATCTCAGAGATTCTCTCGTTTAAGCCCCGCGGTTTAAAAACCGACATGGCGGAGGCGCTGAACTATTTGAGTCGCGTGGTGCACCGGAGGTCGATCCTCTTTGTCGTCTCCGATTTTTTAACGGAGGGGTATGACATTTCCCTCCGGACAGCCCGCTTCAAGAACGACACGATCGCTCTTTCTGTTTTTGACCCTCTGGAGGCGGAGTTTTGCGCCGGGGGGATCATGTCGTTTCAGGATCTGGAGACCGGCGAGGTTATCTCGATCGACATGGGGAGCGCCGGGACACGTCGGTCTTTCGGCCTTTTGCGCCGTGAGGAGGAAGAAGGGATCGTCCGGCGGTTCCGGTCGATGAAGATCGACCATTTGCGTCTTAAAACCGACCGCGATTTTATCGAACCCCTGCTTAAATTCTTTCGCATGAGGGAGAAAAGGATATGA
- a CDS encoding insulinase family protein → MPVVSINVGVKVGSVWETEKEAGLSHLLEHMVFKGTKSFGPGEIATLVEGSGGEINAYTSLDQTVYFINLSSRYSDLGLKLIKEMVFDGANSASELAREKEVVLEEIRRGKDNPHKLVGEALFGLAYRTHPYGRPVIGFEATVRNFSRETVNEFYQRWYVPSNMVLGVCGDFDEGVMRREIDAQFGTVPDCPVTFPLLPEEPPPSKPRLLRLSNPVEGTYLNLAFPIPSFTHPDIAALDLLSHLLGDGETSRLEQIVKEKKGLVNNVHSYAFTPRFSGLFVIDVQLPAGKAHKILPAVFEEIDFFKNNPAPAENLARAKLNLKSSVFYEKETCEGTARKWMLYETTAGNYRFEEEYMNAIDRATEYDIRRAANRYLVGSRASTVLLHPERQKVALTFPQIVKQKKRPVGKKPYSLVETMGDIHKYRLVNGAVVLLRKNRRVPLISLKMAAPGGLNRPSKSPKSPSRSRVMWKVIRDAIRGGFRPVFCRTRPKPGWISFAMC, encoded by the coding sequence ATGCCGGTGGTTTCGATCAATGTGGGGGTCAAGGTGGGGAGCGTGTGGGAAACCGAAAAAGAAGCGGGATTGAGCCATCTGTTGGAGCACATGGTCTTCAAAGGGACAAAAAGCTTCGGTCCCGGTGAAATTGCAACGCTGGTCGAGGGCTCGGGCGGCGAGATCAACGCCTACACCTCGCTCGATCAGACGGTTTATTTCATCAACTTGAGCTCCCGCTATTCCGACCTGGGCCTGAAACTCATCAAGGAGATGGTCTTTGACGGCGCAAACTCCGCCTCGGAACTGGCGCGCGAAAAAGAGGTGGTCCTCGAAGAAATCCGCCGGGGCAAGGACAACCCCCACAAGTTGGTCGGCGAGGCGCTCTTCGGGCTGGCCTATCGGACACACCCCTACGGCCGGCCGGTCATCGGTTTTGAGGCGACGGTGCGGAATTTTTCGCGGGAGACAGTCAATGAATTCTATCAACGATGGTATGTCCCTTCAAACATGGTGCTCGGCGTCTGCGGCGATTTTGACGAAGGGGTCATGAGGAGGGAGATCGATGCCCAATTCGGCACAGTACCAGACTGTCCCGTCACATTTCCGCTTCTCCCCGAAGAACCCCCCCCTTCCAAACCGCGCCTTCTGCGTCTTTCCAATCCGGTGGAGGGAACCTATCTCAATCTTGCCTTCCCCATCCCCTCGTTCACGCACCCGGATATTGCCGCACTCGACCTCCTCTCGCACCTTTTGGGCGACGGCGAAACCTCGCGGCTGGAGCAGATCGTCAAGGAAAAGAAGGGGCTGGTGAACAACGTCCATTCCTACGCCTTCACCCCCCGCTTTTCCGGATTGTTCGTCATCGACGTTCAGTTGCCGGCAGGCAAGGCGCACAAGATTCTTCCCGCCGTTTTCGAGGAGATCGATTTTTTCAAAAACAATCCGGCGCCCGCGGAAAATCTGGCGCGGGCCAAATTAAATCTCAAGAGCTCGGTCTTCTACGAAAAAGAAACCTGCGAGGGGACCGCCCGCAAATGGATGCTCTACGAGACCACCGCCGGAAACTATCGTTTCGAGGAAGAATACATGAATGCCATCGACCGGGCGACCGAATACGATATTCGCCGGGCGGCCAACCGGTATCTTGTCGGCTCCCGCGCCTCCACGGTTCTTTTGCATCCGGAAAGGCAAAAAGTCGCGCTCACTTTCCCGCAAATCGTCAAACAAAAAAAACGGCCGGTTGGGAAAAAACCATACAGCCTGGTCGAAACGATGGGGGACATTCATAAGTACCGCCTCGTTAACGGCGCTGTGGTTCTTCTCCGCAAAAACCGCCGCGTCCCGCTGATTTCGCTCAAAATGGCCGCTCCCGGCGGCCTAAACCGGCCCTCAAAATCGCCGAAATCACCGAGTCGATCGCGGGTCATGTGGAAGGTTATTCGGGACGCAATTCGTGGGGGGTTTCGTCCGGTTTTTTGTCGGACAAGGCCGAAGCCGGGGTGGATCTCTTTTGCGATGTGCTGA
- a CDS encoding MoxR family ATPase has protein sequence MQSQIQGLNNEVESIQPKIREVLTEVEKIIVGQRYLTERLLMGLLIDGHILVEGVPGLAKTTAVKTLARIIEARFQRIQFTPDLLPADIIGTQIYNPKTQEFFVKKGPLFAHVILADEINRAPAKVQSALLEAMQEKQITIGEETFSLAEPFIVMATQNPIEQEGTYPLPEAQVDRFMLKLKVNYPSRQEELAIMDRVANKGPVSTRPVLTPEAILQYRGLIRRIHIDPKINDYIVNIVFATREAKNLNIGVERYIAYGASPRASIYLNLIAKAHAFMQGRGFVVPQDVKTMAPDVLRHRLILAFEAEAEGLSTDDVLKKILDHVEVP, from the coding sequence ATGCAATCACAAATTCAAGGGCTGAACAACGAGGTCGAGAGCATTCAACCCAAAATTCGTGAAGTCCTCACGGAGGTCGAAAAAATCATCGTCGGCCAGCGATATTTGACCGAGCGACTTTTGATGGGACTGCTCATCGACGGCCACATCCTCGTGGAAGGGGTTCCGGGGCTGGCCAAGACCACCGCGGTCAAGACCTTGGCGCGGATTATCGAGGCCCGTTTTCAGCGGATTCAGTTCACCCCCGATCTCCTCCCGGCCGACATCATCGGAACGCAAATTTATAACCCGAAGACGCAGGAATTTTTTGTCAAAAAGGGACCGCTGTTTGCCCACGTCATCCTGGCAGACGAAATCAACCGGGCCCCCGCCAAGGTGCAAAGCGCCCTTCTGGAGGCGATGCAGGAAAAGCAGATTACCATTGGCGAGGAGACCTTTTCGCTTGCCGAGCCCTTTATCGTCATGGCCACGCAAAATCCCATCGAGCAGGAGGGAACCTATCCCCTCCCGGAGGCGCAGGTGGACCGTTTTATGCTGAAGCTCAAGGTCAATTACCCCTCCCGGCAGGAGGAACTGGCCATCATGGACCGCGTGGCCAACAAGGGGCCTGTTTCCACCCGGCCGGTTTTGACCCCCGAGGCGATCCTTCAATATCGCGGGCTTATTCGCAGAATCCACATCGACCCCAAAATCAACGACTACATCGTCAACATCGTTTTCGCCACACGCGAGGCGAAAAATTTGAATATCGGCGTGGAACGTTACATCGCCTACGGCGCCTCTCCGCGCGCCTCCATTTACCTGAACCTGATCGCCAAGGCCCACGCCTTCATGCAGGGTCGGGGGTTTGTGGTGCCGCAGGATGTGAAGACGATGGCCCCCGATGTCCTCCGGCACCGGCTCATTCTCGCCTTCGAGGCGGAGGCGGAGGGGCTTTCAACGGATGATGTGCTGAAGAAAATTCTCGATCATGTGGAGGTACCTTAA
- a CDS encoding UDP-N-acetylmuramate--L-alanine ligase yields the protein MSFPDRIRHIHLIAVCGTGMGSLAGLLQSKGFVVTGSDQNIYPPMSLELEKLGIRLMSGYSPENLKKKADLVVVGNVVSKTNPEVLEMIRKNIPYCSMPDALAHFFMQNNRSIVVAGTHGKTTTSAVIAHLLLKMGNDPSFLVGGVLQDSQKNYRIGRGPYFVIEGDEYDTAFFDKGPKFLHYKPCYTIVTSLEFDHADIYRDLDHLTESFVRLLETNDPKGFVLACTHYPRLMEILTKSASPVETYGFSDGSTWNAGKFSFEGGKTSFDILYRSRREVRMESPLAGRHNILNVLAAYALLQKLGFKADPIQEALRTFKGIKRRQEVLGVVNDIVVMDDFAHHPTAIRETVDAVKRKYSGYKIWSVFEPRSNTSKRDIFRKEFARSFGGSDFVILADVFMPEKGTNGKILDVDRLASDIEKSGILARHISGVETIVDTLKKEVTPPAVILIMSNGGFGGIHKKVLESLK from the coding sequence ATGTCTTTTCCGGATCGCATCCGCCACATTCATCTGATCGCCGTCTGCGGCACGGGAATGGGGTCTCTTGCGGGGCTTCTCCAATCGAAAGGGTTTGTCGTCACCGGTTCGGATCAGAACATCTATCCCCCCATGAGCCTTGAACTGGAAAAACTGGGAATCCGGCTCATGTCCGGATATTCACCCGAAAATCTCAAAAAAAAAGCGGATCTCGTCGTCGTCGGCAATGTCGTCTCCAAAACCAACCCTGAAGTTTTGGAAATGATCCGGAAAAATATCCCCTACTGCTCCATGCCCGATGCCCTCGCCCATTTTTTCATGCAAAACAACCGCTCCATCGTCGTGGCCGGCACGCACGGCAAGACAACTACTTCAGCGGTTATCGCCCATCTTTTGCTCAAGATGGGGAACGACCCTTCCTTTTTGGTCGGCGGGGTTTTGCAGGACTCCCAAAAAAATTACCGGATCGGCCGCGGCCCTTATTTTGTCATCGAAGGGGACGAATACGATACCGCCTTTTTCGACAAAGGCCCGAAGTTTCTCCATTACAAACCCTGCTACACCATTGTCACCTCCCTTGAATTCGACCATGCCGATATCTACCGCGATCTCGATCATTTGACCGAATCGTTTGTCCGCCTGCTTGAAACCAACGATCCCAAAGGATTCGTTCTGGCCTGCACCCATTATCCCCGGTTGATGGAAATTCTGACAAAAAGCGCCTCGCCGGTTGAAACTTACGGATTCAGCGACGGTTCGACATGGAACGCCGGCAAATTTTCCTTTGAAGGGGGCAAAACATCATTTGATATTCTTTATCGCAGTCGAAGGGAAGTCCGGATGGAGTCCCCTCTCGCCGGGCGGCACAACATCTTAAACGTCCTCGCCGCGTATGCACTGCTCCAAAAACTGGGCTTTAAGGCAGACCCAATTCAGGAGGCTTTGAGAACATTCAAGGGAATCAAGCGAAGACAGGAGGTGCTGGGGGTTGTCAACGACATCGTGGTCATGGATGATTTTGCCCACCATCCCACTGCTATCCGGGAAACCGTTGATGCCGTAAAAAGAAAATATTCCGGCTACAAAATCTGGTCGGTCTTCGAGCCGCGCTCCAACACGAGCAAAAGAGACATTTTTCGGAAGGAATTTGCCCGCTCATTTGGCGGCTCCGATTTTGTTATTCTGGCCGACGTCTTCATGCCGGAAAAAGGAACCAACGGAAAGATTCTCGACGTTGATCGTTTGGCCTCCGACATCGAAAAATCCGGCATCTTGGCTCGACATATCTCCGGCGTCGAGACCATTGTGGACACATTAAAAAAAGAGGTGACGCCACCCGCCGTCATTCTGATCATGAGCAACGGGGGATTTGGAGGAATTCACAAAAAGGTGCTAGAATCGCTCAAATAA
- a CDS encoding insulinase family protein has translation MSDKAEAGVDLFCDVLTNPAFDAKEFAKERRLMLEAIKNQEDSLSHVAFEKFQATLFKKHPYGLSLIGTNHSVKSISLNRVRRFYTGLMDPRNMVFCAVGDFEGESFLEMLSPRLLKIKPKRLLHPRLKAEASPTSIRKVEVKKEKMQAHLVLGFLGTTLASPDRYAFEVANNILSGQGGRLFLELRDKQSLAYAVSSALVEGIEPGFFSVYMGTEPRKLSTALDGILKELEKIRSEKVPETELNRAKNYIVGNYDIDLQRNSAVSSTLAFNELYGLGLAEFENYPKNELYGLGLAEFENYPKNIMKVTSDEVLEVARKYLTLDRYVLSVVQP, from the coding sequence TTGTCGGACAAGGCCGAAGCCGGGGTGGATCTCTTTTGCGATGTGCTGACAAACCCCGCCTTCGACGCGAAGGAATTTGCCAAGGAACGGCGTCTGATGCTGGAGGCGATTAAAAACCAGGAAGACTCGCTCTCGCACGTGGCGTTTGAAAAATTCCAGGCGACTCTCTTTAAAAAACATCCGTACGGTCTCTCGTTGATCGGAACCAATCATTCCGTGAAATCAATTTCCCTTAACCGGGTGCGGCGTTTTTATACCGGACTGATGGACCCGCGCAACATGGTCTTCTGCGCCGTGGGGGACTTCGAGGGCGAATCTTTTTTGGAGATGTTGTCCCCCCGCCTGTTGAAAATAAAGCCAAAACGCCTTCTTCATCCCCGGCTCAAAGCCGAGGCCTCTCCCACATCCATCCGGAAAGTGGAGGTAAAAAAGGAAAAGATGCAGGCGCATCTCGTTTTGGGTTTTTTGGGGACAACCCTGGCGAGCCCCGACCGCTACGCCTTCGAGGTGGCAAACAACATCCTGTCGGGCCAGGGGGGGCGCCTTTTTCTGGAACTGCGCGACAAACAATCGCTGGCCTATGCGGTAAGCTCCGCCCTGGTGGAAGGGATCGAGCCGGGATTTTTTTCGGTCTATATGGGCACCGAGCCGCGAAAATTATCGACGGCGCTGGACGGAATTTTAAAGGAGCTTGAAAAAATAAGGAGCGAAAAAGTCCCCGAGACGGAGCTCAATCGGGCCAAAAATTACATCGTGGGAAACTACGACATCGACCTGCAGAGGAACTCCGCCGTCTCGTCCACGCTGGCCTTTAACGAACTCTACGGTTTGGGCCTTGCCGAGTTTGAAAATTATCCAAAAAACGAACTCTACGGTTTGGGCCTTGCCGAGTTTGAAAATTATCCAAAAAACATCATGAAGGTGACCTCCGACGAGGTTCTGGAAGTCGCGCGGAAATATTTGACGCTCGACCGGTATGTTTTGTCGGTGGTTCAGCCGTGA
- a CDS encoding tetratricopeptide repeat protein — protein sequence MEFGVSTPTAWAAPFAFDRANGHYEKENYREALRLYEESLKKNPENSKAHYNLGDAYYRVGDYQKAEAHYLKALNAKDPSIREFSLYNLGNAKYRQNKLEESVAYYDKALEMNPKNEKAELNREFVKKLMEQKEQQQKQEQQQKQEGQKEEAQNQKQPGEEQQKDQQQQQGQQQEQQQEQNQQQQDQQQQQGEQKESEEAQTDQSGDSPSNPLDKTGGEGQNQAKKPVQPLSKEEAEFWLGAVEDDPKKAARDIIRREAGKGKRTVEEDW from the coding sequence TTGGAATTTGGAGTTTCCACGCCAACAGCGTGGGCGGCCCCCTTTGCCTTCGACCGCGCCAACGGACATTATGAAAAGGAAAATTACCGGGAGGCCTTGCGTCTTTACGAGGAATCCCTGAAAAAAAATCCGGAAAACAGCAAGGCCCATTACAATCTGGGGGACGCCTATTACCGGGTGGGGGACTACCAAAAGGCCGAGGCGCATTATCTCAAGGCGTTGAACGCGAAAGACCCTTCCATCCGGGAGTTTTCGCTCTACAATCTCGGCAACGCCAAGTACCGGCAGAATAAGCTTGAGGAATCGGTCGCCTATTACGACAAGGCGCTTGAGATGAACCCCAAAAACGAGAAGGCGGAGCTGAACCGCGAGTTCGTGAAGAAGCTGATGGAACAGAAAGAACAACAACAAAAACAGGAGCAACAACAAAAGCAGGAGGGGCAGAAGGAAGAGGCGCAAAATCAGAAACAACCAGGAGAGGAACAACAAAAAGATCAACAACAGCAGCAGGGGCAACAGCAGGAACAACAACAGGAACAAAATCAGCAACAACAGGATCAACAGCAACAGCAGGGTGAACAGAAAGAATCCGAGGAGGCGCAGACAGACCAATCCGGCGATTCACCATCGAATCCGTTGGACAAGACCGGGGGTGAGGGGCAGAATCAGGCGAAAAAGCCCGTCCAACCCCTTTCAAAGGAAGAGGCCGAATTCTGGCTGGGGGCGGTGGAGGACGACCCCAAAAAGGCGGCACGGGATATCATCCGCCGCGAGGCGGGAAAAGGGAAGAGGACGGTGGAGGAAGACTGGTAG
- a CDS encoding VWA domain-containing protein, with protein sequence MSAHFFQFEDPWFFALLLLLPFIYLFSRTASHSVKINFSSLKLFNGISRSFKERFQFVVPFLGTAALALFIAGLARPQLGNRTTESLSEGIDILLTIDTSGSMKALDFHRTFLKWVRIGIVGDGTAIGNALATSVKRLKDQPAKSKIIILLTDGRSNAGEIAPLTAAAIAKEFGIKVYTIGVGGKGPVPYPEETPFGVRRIYAELDQDEETLKEIALITGGKYFSAVNTEELEEIYATIDKLEKTEVKVKEYSEYFELYPWFLLAGLVLLALQAVLSQTVFVRIP encoded by the coding sequence ATGAGCGCCCATTTTTTTCAGTTTGAAGACCCCTGGTTTTTTGCCTTGCTCCTTCTTTTGCCTTTTATTTATCTCTTTTCCCGCACGGCCTCACACAGCGTCAAAATCAACTTTTCCTCCCTCAAACTTTTTAACGGTATCAGCCGTTCTTTCAAGGAGCGGTTTCAGTTTGTTGTTCCCTTCCTTGGGACGGCGGCGCTGGCCCTCTTTATTGCGGGGCTGGCCCGGCCCCAGCTGGGGAACAGGACGACCGAAAGTTTAAGCGAAGGGATCGACATCCTTCTGACCATCGACACCTCGGGGAGCATGAAGGCCCTCGATTTTCATAGGACTTTTTTAAAATGGGTGCGCATCGGCATTGTGGGCGACGGCACCGCCATCGGCAATGCGCTGGCGACGAGCGTCAAGAGGTTGAAGGACCAGCCGGCCAAGTCGAAAATCATTATTTTGTTGACCGATGGGCGGAGCAATGCCGGCGAAATCGCCCCGCTGACGGCGGCGGCAATCGCCAAAGAATTCGGCATCAAGGTTTACACCATCGGCGTGGGGGGGAAGGGGCCGGTCCCCTACCCCGAGGAGACCCCCTTCGGCGTGCGTCGGATCTATGCCGAGCTCGACCAGGACGAAGAGACGTTGAAAGAGATCGCCCTCATCACGGGGGGGAAATATTTTTCCGCCGTCAACACCGAGGAGCTTGAGGAGATCTATGCCACGATCGACAAACTCGAAAAAACGGAGGTAAAGGTCAAGGAGTACAGCGAATACTTTGAACTCTATCCCTGGTTTTTGCTGGCGGGCCTTGTTCTTTTGGCTTTGCAGGCGGTCTTGTCGCAGACGGTATTTGTGAGGATTCCATGA
- a CDS encoding VWA domain-containing protein — MPGFRPARRIFKAVLVVLGIFFVCTALLRPQWGYTLREVKRKGIDLYVLVDTSDSMMAEDISPNRMERAKRELVDLMKYLHGDRIGLIAFAGRPFVACPLTTDYEAFGLFLDTLDTDLIPVQGTDISGAVETALNSFPPDAQRSKAIILITDGEDTRGGMAQAAQKAKEGEVRIFVIGMGSEKGAPIPLREGSGFKKDKNGGVVISRLDESSLQQLALATGGSYVRSVTGDLDLEQIYLKGIKEVLEARELKSESKIVGEERFQLPLLLALLLLLLEPFVGETKAPIKWGKILLPLLGRTRNSR, encoded by the coding sequence ATGCCGGGGTTTCGCCCGGCGCGCCGCATCTTCAAGGCGGTTCTCGTTGTCCTTGGGATTTTTTTTGTCTGTACTGCGCTCCTCCGGCCGCAGTGGGGCTATACCCTGCGCGAGGTGAAACGGAAGGGGATCGACCTTTATGTTCTGGTTGACACCTCCGATTCGATGATGGCCGAGGATATCTCGCCCAACCGGATGGAAAGGGCCAAGCGGGAGCTTGTCGATCTGATGAAGTATCTGCATGGCGACCGGATCGGGCTGATCGCTTTTGCCGGGAGGCCTTTTGTCGCTTGCCCGCTTACCACCGACTATGAGGCCTTCGGACTTTTTTTGGACACGCTCGACACCGACCTGATTCCCGTCCAGGGAACCGACATTTCGGGGGCGGTGGAGACGGCGCTTAATTCCTTTCCGCCGGATGCACAGCGCTCAAAGGCAATAATCCTCATCACCGACGGCGAGGACACCCGGGGAGGGATGGCGCAAGCGGCCCAAAAAGCAAAAGAGGGGGAAGTGCGGATTTTTGTGATCGGCATGGGGAGTGAAAAGGGGGCCCCCATTCCTCTTCGTGAGGGGAGCGGATTCAAGAAGGATAAAAATGGAGGCGTCGTCATATCAAGGCTGGATGAGTCGTCCCTGCAACAACTGGCTCTGGCAACCGGCGGGAGCTACGTCCGTTCGGTCACCGGAGACCTCGACCTGGAGCAGATTTATTTGAAGGGGATCAAGGAGGTTCTGGAGGCGCGGGAGTTGAAATCGGAAAGCAAAATTGTGGGGGAGGAGCGGTTTCAGCTTCCACTTCTGTTGGCCCTTCTGCTTCTGCTTTTGGAACCCTTCGTGGGGGAGACAAAGGCGCCGATAAAATGGGGGAAAATTTTGTTGCCCTTGTTGGGAAGGACAAGAAATTCCAGGTGA
- a CDS encoding DnaJ domain-containing protein produces the protein MIKKDYYEVLGVERSADDAEIKKAYRQMAVKFHPDKNPGDKSAEEKFKEASEAYEVLSHPDKRQIYDQFGHQGLEGVGFTGFAGMEDIFERRPERPGAGAGRR, from the coding sequence ATGATCAAAAAAGACTACTACGAAGTCCTCGGTGTCGAACGTTCCGCCGATGACGCGGAGATCAAAAAGGCCTACCGGCAGATGGCGGTGAAGTTCCATCCCGATAAAAATCCCGGAGACAAGTCCGCCGAGGAAAAGTTCAAGGAGGCCTCCGAGGCCTACGAGGTCCTTTCGCATCCCGACAAAAGGCAGATCTACGACCAGTTCGGCCATCAGGGGCTGGAAGGGGTCGGCTTTACCGGATTTGCCGGGATGGAGGATATTTTCGAACGGCGGCCGGAGAGGCCGGGCGCGGGCGCGGGGCGGCGCTGA